ACAAACAATAAGCCTCCCCAGCTGTACTGAGGTCAGTTTTTCTATGTCACTAAGCCTGCAGCAACCAGCAGCTCGGTGATCAAACACCTGGCGAGCATGCCAGCTGGAAACAAGAGACTGGAGCTGAGATTCCTGCATTGTGAGCTCACAGTCGCGGGAAGCTGCTGGGTGACTTCGTTCAGACCAAGTCATGTATGCATGAATGAAGCTCTCTGCCTCGGCCTTACAGAGGGCAGAGTGTTTGCGTGCTGGTGTCGATACGCTGCTGGGTCTCAATAGTGTCTCACCAAATTTAGAATGGAAACTGCTACGGAGTGACCGGGGGGTGCACCCTGCTGACGTGACATAACGCCATGACAGAAAATAACCTCGAGTGATGATGACATGATGAGATCACCAGTTTTAACTACTGATGCTTTGGTGTTTTTCAAATATGTTTTGGCTGCTCAAAAAACATGGCCTCATTAAGAAACAGTTCATATACGTGATAAccatttgatcatttttacctATGCAGATATGcagcttcttaaatgtgaaGATCTACTGattcactgtattttatatCATTGTAAACGGAATATTGGTCACactaaataaaacactaatgGTAACATGAATAGCCTCGTGGAAAAGATGAAAGTGGAATGGACGTTACACATTGAAATTTGTCATTAGACATTAGGTTTTTACCActtttttactgttactgttactttAATGTTCTTTTCAAATGCAACACAGCTCAGTTAATGGAATAACAATGCAATAGGTAATAAGATCATACCAGCTTCAAAACACTAAAGACACCATTACACACGATCTATTACCTGTAACTCGTTGCCAGGTCTATTGATCAAGTAGATTTGTAGCTGTCAAAACTCACTTATATTTTCAAACACTCAACATAAGGAAGACAGGCTGGCCTTAGAAGACATTTTagttatgaataataaaaaacaaatgtgcaataGGAAAGAGCAACTCCTACCAGTGCATTACAGCCTATCTTTTAAACCTTTTAAGGTCATATGTATCTTGATGATTCACAATTCTCAGAACCATCTGTAGTGTTTTTATCATGGTTTTTTTATGGGTACAGACCGAAACATGACTGCTGTCGTTTGTCAGGTGATAAGTAAGACACCTGACCTTCCGCATCGTGTTTTAAACAAAAGGTGGAACTGCTGGCTTTTGTAATCTATGACTCTCTGAGACAGTCATAGTGGTTGGAATGAAGTGCAGACAGAAATATGCAAAAgtatcttttattttggagagcAGTGACAAAACCTCTACTATGTTTCTTTGTGGGACTGAGCTCTATAGCTCAGAAACACTGTGCTACTTACTGCCATGTATGGTCTGCACCCCGCATCTCTGGTTTTGGCAATGGAGTCCACCAGCTGACCACTGATGCCAAAGTCACACAGCTTAATGTTTCCGTTCCTGTCCAGGAGGATGTTTGACGGCTTAATGTctaagagacagaaaagacggAGTGTGACGAAAAAACGCCCGAATTTACAAAACTAGGAAATTTTGGTTAATAGGAGAGCATCTGGTATCACCGTACCTCTGTGTATTATTTTcaagttttcttttaagtggTTAAGTGCTTTCACAGTCTGcgaaacacaaaaacacatttagtaGCCGAAAGCAAAAAAAGGGCTTCATTTTGGAAAAGCATTATATAGTTGTAAAGACTTACAGCTAATGTTATTTTTCCTAATATTTCTTCTGGAATCACATCATCTAATGAGCAATATACAAATTTGTAAAATTTGTCTAAGGAGGTAGCCATAAGTTCCATACAAATCCAACAGTCACCCTGAAACATAAGAAATGCTGTCATTCATTGGAGATATAATGCAGACATTATCAAAAATCAAATTTGAAAATCCTAGAACGAGCACAAAGACTTAAATTTAGCAACACATTAACTCTTAAATATGACTTCATTTCACCTCTCTGAACAGAGCACCATAAAACTGCACAATGTAAGGACAATCACTACTTCTCATGACCACATCCAAATccatcagcagctgcttctgCTCCTTTTCATCAACCGTTGACCGAATTCTCTgtgataaaaacataaacataccAGCATAAACGAATGATATCATGCCACTTTAAATCTGCATTTGTGTCTTTAATCGAGACAAATGGTCACCTTGACTGCCATGATCTGGTTACTTGGTTTGTGCACCATCTTGTTGACAGAGCCGTAAGCCCCGCGACCGATCTCGCCCAAATCTTTTAGATCCTCGGCTGTGAAGTCCCAGTGCTGCTCAGGGGAGATCTTCAACTTTCCTGATGATTCGATGCTGTGTGTCCTCAGCCTCTCTCTGACAAAAATCAGaagtttacagtatgtgtgtaagGAGGAACggaaacatgcaaaataaaaagaaacagctgaATGTGGTATCACTGGATTTCTTTAGGGGGAACTGACACGAGCTCTGGGGTTTACTCACATGTGCGGGTTTTGAAAGGGTGGCCCCGACGTGTTCAGTGTGAATCTAGTCGTGGGTTTGATTAGAGGGTTGGCAAAGTTCAACTTCAGGGCTTTGCGTTTACCTGAGCAGGAGAAGAAACCATAGCTTCATCAGAGTCTAGATGAAGCAACAAATGTCGAGGGTTGGGcaagaccaaaacaaaactcacacCACATGAAAGGTCTGAGTGACAAGTGAATGAAAACAATGCAAACCATAAAACAAGACAATGTGAAGAATGAGGAAGTGAGTAAATTTATCAGATCGATTGAGGGCATGCTttccaaataataaaaattaaggcAAGTGCTACATCATCATATATGGATGTTTTTACACAATATAGCAATGAGTTGTGCATATCCAGATAATTTAATTAAGCCTGATGATTTTTAAGAATCTTATTGttaacaaatcccatgaaaacacCAAATCCAATAATTAAGTGATTCTTCTAACAAGTACTGTGCATGTATGCCATTAGGCTCCATTACCTTTGttaccatgaacacacacactgtggtttaTTTTGACCCAGTCCCCAGTACTGCTGTTAAACCCTCTTGAGAGCACCAAATGTCCATCCGTCCGCCGCTGAAAATAGACCCAAACAAATGCACAAGTTCCTGCTATTTGAGAAACATCTGCTAAAAGCTACAGTGAccagctgttttaggaaatgactgaactttttaaaaaagaaagctgtatatgtgtgaacaatatttttaaaagatgtgCAATTTCCGTAGCGACTGATGGGCTTGGGGCTGAGAGCGGCAGGCTAGGTCGGGAAGTTGTAAAGTGTTTTTCATGGAATTTGTTGACAATAGGAAAAGACTTTATCCTACAGTATATCATCCTCATTCCTTACATTACCCATCATTTCAATACTTAATGGGTAATATTTGCACAACAATGGAAGGTAAGCGTATATGTTAGTTCTCTTTACATTCTGCGTACACTCCCCAGGCCACTTCATGTGGTACACCTAGACCAATCCAAATCAGTCCAGCACAAGTGAGCCTTAAAGACTACACATATGCATGGATATATAATCCTTCTgatgcagaaacagaaatgtagcaTGCTGCTAAAATCTAAAGACCCACATTCACGATACATAAAACCAACCAACCTAAACATAAAATGGGCAAAACAGAAACCACTGATACAGGTCTTTGATGGAGACATGCTTCTCAAGGCCAACTGCTTTGATTTCACCTTGAATAACAGGATAGCGCTCCCCTGCTCGCTCCACCCAAAATACCACAAGAATGTGTGCGCGCTTCAATGGAAAACATCACTTGAAATGAcaacttctgtgtgtgtgtaccttgtCTCGACAAGCAAGTGCTATGCTGAACTGCACccatgccaaaaaaaaaaacaaagttggggaaaaaaaaagtaattgtgacaacactgaaggcAACACTACTTTTACTTGTTAGTTCCACACTGAATTAGTCAGATAGAGCTTCCATCACAGTATTTAATTGGGAAAACAGTTCTTTTATTCAGCTGTGAGAGCTCTTTTATTGGAATGACATGATCTTGTGCCAAAACATCCATGGAAGCTCTGAATTTTAGGCTTGTGCCGATGAGAACAATTACACCTTACCTGCAGTTGATTTTGACAAGAAGTTACTAAAATAAGGAAGACAATAAACTGCTTTTTGTGCAGCAAGTGATTTATTAAACCATGTGTCTGACAAGCTACAGCTCTGTTACCTGAACAAGATATATTAAGCACTGGACTATTTGCTACCGGCACAAGCCTACTTGAACCCATCAATAGTGCTGACTTGGATTAGTTGAGAACAGCAGGACAGAGTCCCCCATACCAGACCATCAGGCGGAAACAAAGGGATGAGAACTGTTGTTGCTGAAGCAAAAGAGGTTTGGCTTACTTGGGGGAGCTCCAGACAGGTTTATCTGAAACCCTAGAGGTGAGAagacagcttttattttcttcatatttcaCCTTGTCAGTCCTTGCCAGAGACTGTGCTGTTAGCTAAACTTCAGTAGCCTTCCTTGGTGAAAAGGTTGTAAAATCACATCTCCCTGAAATAAAACTGGTGTaattttatctaaaaaaaaaaaaaaaacagaactaaaagGAATCCTGCAGCTTTACGGTTTAAATAATCACAGAAATTGGCCTTGCTTTGCCGGATTATCAAAAATACTGGAGCATTTGAATGCATCgctaaatgcatttttttaggGAGGGTAATAACTTAACATGCACATGTAATTATGAGACAGCTACAAGCACTCGATGAAGTTTGTCATGTGTCAGTCAGTGCAATAACAAATGAAGGAGCCAAAAGGGGGGATGGGGGAGGTCTAGAAGTACATATGAAATACCATCATGAAATGACTTTGCAACAAGAAAACATTACAGCTTAATACACGTTTGTCTTGGGACAGCTCACCATCATTCAGCATCATGTCAGGAGTTAGGAATCATGGGATAGCAGCATTAAGGTAAAAGGTGAAATAATATCAGAGTATGGTGAATGAAAACAGGATTACACATCAGGGCTAAATGTCagataattataaatataaaacctaATTAAAGCATTTAAGCTGAGGTTCTCACTACTAAAGACCATCTACTATTATGGAACCTAACCAGGgtacaaaattaaaatgcactCCAATTATACTGattacatgaaaatgaaaaaataattagttattaaatatacactatatttaATTTAGGAGTTTAAAATgaagcagctaaaaaaaaatcaaaccttATTTAAGAGTGTATGGCAGGGATTCACCCAATGAAGAAtcattcttcttctgtggttaCATTAATCCTGGTGCTTTCACTTCCCATAACTTGCCAAATTGATCGTATAGTAAAAACTGCTTATCCTTCTCTACTAAGTCAATGAAATGTGTAGCTACCTGTTTCACTCTGACATCTCCAGCAGGTGTTGGACTCTGAAAGTTAAAATGAGACAGTGTTTTTACAGACATTCAAGTCAAGTGTAATGAGCATTGGTTTAGTGGTGGGAACATACTGGTCCAGATGTTCCCGTCCTCTAGAGGATGGAGAAGCTCACTCCATACACTGAACACACTCAGTGTTTCATAAAGTTGCAATGAAAAATAACCAAACTTTACAAGCAATGGTGGCAATTCAGCCACATATACACAATGCAACATGACTTCTGAACAGCTTTACGTTACAAAgatcttttttttgtcaattcagtttatttaacacTACAGCTCCCACTACAAATAATCTACTGGGATTGTGAAGAAGGAAAATTATGCCTCACTGGAGGACAACAGACGCCATAAATGTCAAGGGAGCTGTAACTCAAATACATGATGACACGCTGATTAAATACATGCCGAATAGTGTTTGAGCAGCTGTTTACGGTTTATATGACCGATTTTAGTCGGCTGTCCAGAGGACATATGCAGCTGTGGCCGTGACTTAAAATTGGTTATTTTTATATAGGAGTTCGGCGAGATCCTCCCCAGGCAAATGGGCTAGAATAAAGCGGGACTATGGATGTCCAAAGATAAGGGCATAAATACATTTGGTAAGGTTTGATGCACTGGGGTAATTAACAGCCTGTAAGACCCCTCAGGAAAAATAGAGGTCGGTTCCCTTGGGAGTCTTTTTCAGTCCTGGGTGTAGCCACGGCTAGCCCTGCTAACATTAAccttcactgcagcacaatgTGTGAGCTCCCGGCTACAGGCAGTTATTTCCCCCGGTGCCCACACTTACCCTGCATGCTGCTCATGGTCGTGATGtgctggggctggggctggggctggggctgggaCTGggactggtggtggtggtggtggtgttgtgcCGCGGATCCCCCgttattgctgctgttgtggctgcTAGGTGCTGTTGAGTTGTTAGGACTGGGAGTCGccattgttgtgtgtttgagctccagcagcagcaccggGCTGCAATGCAGAGACACGGAGAGAGACTTCACCCGTCCCTCCCGGCCGCTACGACTCACTGCTCACTAACGCCAACTTTACACCTTCACGCCCAGCGGCTGGCGACGGCAGGAGACTTTGAAAAGTGCTCAATTGCAAATACGTCTGAAAACCTCTGGGCTAGGTTAAAAGCTAAcgttaacaaaaacaaacaccgAGCCAGGCTAGGCTAACCAAACTGGGTGGCCGAGAAGCTCCAGACCCGCAATCAGCTGACCAAGTGACACTGACATGTCAACACCCACGGCCCCCAGAACTGCTGCTGCAAGCTGGCGGCACTTAGCCACGACCAGGCCGGAAGtctgcttcaaaataaaacgagGAGGCGTCTCCTAGAGTCATGCGCTCACCAGTACATTTGCTGAGGTGTGTATTTTACTTGAGTACCTCCATTTTCTACTAATTCATACTTTCTTTTCCCTACGTTTCAATGGAAAATATGGTACTTTTACTAcactacttttattttacaagtTCAGTTACTAGTTAATTTTGAGAATCAGATAatactacatacagtataatcatgaaACTTAATTGATTACTTAATAGAAAATTGACAGTCTAACCAGCAGAATATAAAGTAACTCAAAATAGTATAAATACTAAGTATATATGTTAGTTAacactggggacctgtccagggtgtacccctgcctttcacccaaagagagctgggataggctccagcagatccctgtgaccctggttaaggactaagcgggtatagatgatggatggatggatgttagttaacattagctccacctttacaAGCTGCAAAATTAAATTGATAagcacaataatgcatcaaatAAGTATGATCTAATAATATCAAAATATGTATGCGCCATTCAgtgcttttactttttggtACTTCAGTTATATTTGGCTGCTAATGCTTTTGCACTTTCACTTAAATTTTTACTTAAATAATACAgagtattattacactgtggtatttatacttttacttaagtaatgTAGCTTCACCACTGGCATTCAGTAAATAACAGCAGACAGTAATAACAGTTCCCGAGGGAGCAAATACAGATTTCACTGTTACACACTGAAGAATCAATCAAACGTGACAATAAATTGTCAGACATATTGATAATGGCAATAACTGTTAGTTGCAACTGCACAGAACtgagttttgtgtgtttattatctTATTCATTGACATAAAGGAGAAGCCTGTG
This genomic window from Mastacembelus armatus chromosome 8, fMasArm1.2, whole genome shotgun sequence contains:
- the map2k4a gene encoding dual specificity mitogen-activated protein kinase kinase 4a isoform X2, giving the protein MATPSPNNSTAPSSHNSSNNGGSAAQHHHHHHQSQSQPQPQPQPQHITTMSSMQESNTCWRCQSETGKRKALKLNFANPLIKPTTRFTLNTSGPPFQNPHIERLRTHSIESSGKLKISPEQHWDFTAEDLKDLGEIGRGAYGSVNKMVHKPSNQIMAVKRIRSTVDEKEQKQLLMDLDVVMRSSDCPYIVQFYGALFREGDCWICMELMATSLDKFYKFVYCSLDDVIPEEILGKITLATVKALNHLKENLKIIHRDIKPSNILLDRNGNIKLCDFGISGQLVDSIAKTRDAGCRPYMAPERIDPSASRQGYDVRSDVWSLGITLYELATGRFPYPKWNSVFDQLTQVVRGDPPQLSNSEERRFSPKFIAFVNVCLTKDESKRPKYKELLKDPFIQMYEERSVDVAGYVCRILDQMPASPSSPMYMD
- the map2k4a gene encoding dual specificity mitogen-activated protein kinase kinase 4a isoform X1, which translates into the protein MATPSPNNSTAPSSHNSSNNGGSAAQHHHHHHQSQSQPQPQPQPQHITTMSSMQESNTCWRCQSETGFQINLSGAPPSKRKALKLNFANPLIKPTTRFTLNTSGPPFQNPHIERLRTHSIESSGKLKISPEQHWDFTAEDLKDLGEIGRGAYGSVNKMVHKPSNQIMAVKRIRSTVDEKEQKQLLMDLDVVMRSSDCPYIVQFYGALFREGDCWICMELMATSLDKFYKFVYCSLDDVIPEEILGKITLATVKALNHLKENLKIIHRDIKPSNILLDRNGNIKLCDFGISGQLVDSIAKTRDAGCRPYMAPERIDPSASRQGYDVRSDVWSLGITLYELATGRFPYPKWNSVFDQLTQVVRGDPPQLSNSEERRFSPKFIAFVNVCLTKDESKRPKYKELLKDPFIQMYEERSVDVAGYVCRILDQMPASPSSPMYMD
- the map2k4a gene encoding dual specificity mitogen-activated protein kinase kinase 4a isoform X3, whose translation is MVHKPSNQIMAVKRIRSTVDEKEQKQLLMDLDVVMRSSDCPYIVQFYGALFREGDCWICMELMATSLDKFYKFVYCSLDDVIPEEILGKITLATVKALNHLKENLKIIHRDIKPSNILLDRNGNIKLCDFGISGQLVDSIAKTRDAGCRPYMAPERIDPSASRQGYDVRSDVWSLGITLYELATGRFPYPKWNSVFDQLTQVVRGDPPQLSNSEERRFSPKFIAFVNVCLTKDESKRPKYKELLKDPFIQMYEERSVDVAGYVCRILDQMPASPSSPMYMD